The proteins below are encoded in one region of Hordeum vulgare subsp. vulgare chromosome 3H, MorexV3_pseudomolecules_assembly, whole genome shotgun sequence:
- the LOC123444622 gene encoding uncharacterized protein LOC123444622, with protein MAERRSGYRDGDRDRAAGEAGRYWRPPRSQAHGGGNVSVPLWEKKFCTDACSIPWGKLCEAKKLMSLYTNIVEWDDSAAFKAFKDAKDRFCAAYHGQPCYIPLPDPDMYIDVVNPDEYIDPELVADLERSRRRAPRIESTTPDGWDSFIFTNKPVPATGWGDGETTNTIGQQCSVNWDNHVEQQLLEANCKQSSGNWDSYVSQPAETFVQQSSGNWDTYVEPQGQTSGWGVPIIPCTSSWDMNGDPWNHDYGWGPAAIQTDSWGDQKDSYCVSNSQAQSSTDGHWRRRNNQSGRRNSRNRDRGGPIGSKAMKSKYQADEHGGANNGWRHCRVRDGMQYSYEQPGYANQSLAM; from the exons ATGGCGGAGAGGCGGTCCGGCTACAGGGACGGGGACAGGGACAGGGCGGCGGGCGAGGCCGGCAGGTACTGGAGGCCGCCGCGCTCCCAGGCTCACG GTGGTGGAAATGTCTCCGTTCCACTATGGGAGAAGAAATTTTGCACTGATGCTTGTTCTATCCCCTGGGGTAAGCTATGCGAGGCCAAGAAATTGATGTCATTGTACACAAATATTGTTGAGTGGGATGATTCAGCTGCATTCAAGGCTTTCAAAGATGCGAAGGACCGTTTCTGTGCTGCATATCATGGTCAACCTTGTTACATCCCATTGCCTGACCCAGACATGTACATTGATGTGGTCAACCCAGATGAATATATCGATCCTGAGTTGGTTGCTGATCTGGAGAGGTCACGGCGTCGTGCTCCCAGAATTGAAAGCACCACCCCAGATGGCTGGGACTCCTTCATCTTCACGAACAAGCCAGTTCCGGCCACGGGATGGGGTGATGGGGAAACAACCAACACTATCGGTCAGCAATGCTCTGTGAACTGGGATAATCATGTGGAACAACAGCTCCTTGAAGCAAATTGCAAGCAAAGCTCGGGGAACTGGGACAGTTATGTCAGTCAGCCTGCTGAAACATTTGTTCAGCAAAGCTCAGGAAATTGGGACACGTATGTGGAACCGCAAGGTCAGACAAGCGGCTGGGGGGTGCCAATCATTCCCTGCACATCCAGTTGGGACATGAATGGTGACCCGTGGAACCATGACTATGGCTGGGGCCCTGCAGCTATTCAGACAGATTCATGGGGCGACCAGAAAGATAGCTACTGTGTGTCTAACAGCCAGGCTCAGAGCAGCACAGATGGGCACTGGAGACGACGAAACAACCAGTCGGGCAGGAGGAACAGCAGGAACAGAGACAGAGGGGGTCCTATCGGCTcaaaggccatgaaatccaagtacCAGGCTGACGAGCATGGCGGCGCGAATAACGGCTGGAGGCACTGCCGGGTGAGAGATGGCATGCAGTACTCTTATGAGCAGCCTGGTTATGCCAACCAGTCGCTCGCAATGTGA